A genomic window from Rhizobium sp. EC-SD404 includes:
- a CDS encoding histidine kinase dimerization/phosphoacceptor domain -containing protein, with product MASRPTRVLYIDDDPGLARLIQKNLERRGYVVERADKASSGLERIRAGGIDVVGLDHYLDTGTGLDVLAELAKIEHAPPVVYVTGSAETAIAVAALKAGAFDYVTKSVSEDFPELLASAIDQAVERARLMRAKERVEGELREAKERAELLLSEVNHRVANSLAIVGALIRMQANTLTEPAAKNALIETQARISAIAGVHKRLYTSDDVRFVDIGEYLTTLVKELDMSLASSARLRIRMDAVRVPTDMAISIGIMTAELVTNALKYAYSEGVKGEVRVFLDAVPDGAVLVVEDDGVGWDGTGQSAKGTGLGTRLVNSMAANLGATLTYELQHPGTRAKVTMGF from the coding sequence ATGGCTTCCCGGCCGACGCGCGTTCTTTATATCGATGACGATCCCGGACTGGCGCGTCTCATCCAGAAGAATCTGGAGCGGCGTGGCTATGTGGTCGAACGTGCCGACAAGGCCAGCAGCGGGTTGGAGCGGATCCGCGCCGGCGGCATCGACGTCGTCGGCCTCGATCACTATCTCGATACGGGAACCGGCTTGGACGTGCTGGCCGAACTCGCCAAGATCGAGCATGCGCCGCCGGTCGTCTACGTCACGGGCTCGGCCGAAACGGCAATCGCCGTTGCGGCGCTGAAGGCAGGAGCCTTCGACTACGTCACCAAGAGCGTCTCGGAAGACTTCCCCGAGCTTTTGGCAAGCGCTATCGACCAGGCAGTCGAGCGCGCCCGCCTGATGCGGGCGAAAGAGCGAGTCGAAGGCGAGCTGCGCGAGGCAAAAGAGCGCGCGGAGTTGCTGCTCAGCGAAGTGAACCACCGCGTGGCGAACAGTCTCGCGATCGTCGGGGCGCTGATCCGCATGCAGGCCAACACCCTGACCGAACCCGCCGCCAAGAATGCGCTGATCGAAACCCAGGCGCGCATCTCCGCCATCGCCGGCGTGCACAAGCGCCTCTATACGTCCGACGACGTGCGCTTCGTCGATATTGGCGAGTACCTGACGACGCTCGTCAAGGAACTGGACATGTCGCTTGCATCGAGCGCCAGGCTCAGGATCCGGATGGACGCGGTGCGCGTGCCCACCGACATGGCGATTTCCATTGGAATCATGACCGCCGAACTGGTGACCAATGCGCTGAAATACGCATACTCCGAAGGCGTCAAAGGCGAAGTCCGGGTTTTTCTCGACGCTGTCCCGGACGGTGCCGTGCTTGTCGTCGAAGATGATGGTGTCGGCTGGGACGGTACCGGTCAGAGCGCCAAGGGCACCGGCCTCGGCACGCGCCTCGTGAATTCCATGGCCGCCAATCTCGGCGCCACGCTCACTTACGAGCTGCAGCATCCCGGCACCCGAGCCAAGGTGACGATGGGGTTCTAG
- a CDS encoding cytochrome b/b6 domain-containing protein, with product MSATEFSPPIADAPIVVRRHRLSTRLWHWTNVVVFLVMLMSGLMIFNAHPRLYWGDYGANPDPAWLQIGAEDERGYLRVGAIQFDTTGVLGRWQNAEGAWQNRAFPHWVTIPSSYNLALSRRWHLTFSWLFAGGLALYALISLVNGHLRRDLLPKRAELAPSHILGDIAAHARLRFPTGEAARHYNVLQKLAYLSVLAVLLPVLVLTGLTMSPTMVAAWPWLIDIFGGRQSARSIHFIAAFGMVAFILVHLVMVVLAGPINEIRSMITGRYRLPQEKTR from the coding sequence ATGTCTGCAACCGAGTTTTCACCGCCGATCGCAGATGCGCCGATCGTCGTTCGCCGTCATCGGCTTTCGACGCGGCTGTGGCATTGGACGAATGTGGTCGTCTTTCTTGTCATGCTGATGAGCGGACTGATGATCTTCAACGCGCATCCCCGCCTCTATTGGGGCGACTACGGCGCGAACCCCGATCCCGCATGGCTGCAGATCGGAGCCGAGGACGAGCGCGGATATTTGCGCGTCGGTGCGATCCAGTTCGATACGACAGGCGTTCTGGGACGCTGGCAGAACGCGGAAGGGGCCTGGCAGAACCGGGCCTTCCCGCATTGGGTCACGATACCATCGAGCTACAATCTCGCGCTTTCACGGCGCTGGCACCTGACGTTCAGCTGGCTTTTTGCAGGTGGTCTCGCGCTCTACGCGCTGATCAGTCTCGTGAACGGTCACCTGCGCCGCGACCTCCTCCCGAAGCGCGCCGAACTGGCGCCGTCGCATATCCTCGGTGACATCGCAGCCCATGCGCGACTTCGGTTTCCGACAGGCGAGGCCGCGCGACACTACAACGTGCTGCAGAAGCTCGCCTATCTTTCCGTTCTGGCCGTGCTTTTGCCCGTTCTCGTGCTCACCGGCCTGACGATGTCGCCGACGATGGTCGCTGCTTGGCCATGGCTGATCGACATCTTCGGCGGCCGACAGTCCGCACGCTCCATCCATTTCATCGCCGCATTCGGCATGGTGGCGTTCATCCTGGTCCATCTCGTCATGGTCGTGCTGGCAGGACCTATCAACGAGATCCGCTCCATGATCACCGGCCGCTATCGCCTGCCCCAGGAGAAAACACGATGA
- a CDS encoding glycerophosphodiester phosphodiesterase — MQTLAWLTEHPIAHRGYHDLNRTVWENTIAAFERAVEAGFAIECDLHLAADGVPVVFHDDMLERLCSLPGRTRDKLSTELALLTVGGTRERIPTFKQLLALVAGRVPIVVELKGCEGDDDDFAGAVLEDLDGYEGPVALMSFDHWLLRDLRALECPYPLGLTAEGQRNEDLQRHEDAMRLGLDFVSYCAFHLPNRFIDGVRESGKPVITWTVRDEAALAHSMRHADQITFEGFDPRTVSPSPI; from the coding sequence ATGCAGACGCTTGCCTGGCTGACTGAACACCCCATCGCCCACCGTGGATATCACGACCTCAATCGCACCGTCTGGGAGAATACGATTGCCGCATTCGAGCGGGCGGTGGAGGCCGGCTTCGCCATCGAGTGCGACCTGCACCTGGCTGCCGACGGCGTGCCGGTGGTTTTTCACGATGATATGCTCGAGCGCCTGTGCAGCCTGCCCGGGCGAACGCGCGACAAGCTTTCGACGGAGCTTGCACTGCTGACCGTCGGCGGCACCAGGGAGCGGATCCCAACGTTCAAACAGCTTTTGGCGCTTGTTGCCGGCCGTGTTCCGATCGTCGTTGAGCTGAAAGGCTGCGAGGGTGACGATGACGATTTCGCCGGGGCGGTTCTCGAAGATCTGGACGGTTACGAGGGACCGGTAGCCCTGATGTCGTTCGACCACTGGCTCCTCAGGGACCTCAGGGCGCTCGAATGCCCCTACCCGCTTGGGCTTACGGCCGAGGGACAGCGCAACGAGGACCTGCAGCGGCACGAGGATGCGATGCGTCTCGGGCTCGATTTCGTGTCCTACTGTGCGTTTCATCTGCCGAACCGCTTCATCGACGGCGTGCGTGAAAGCGGCAAACCGGTCATCACGTGGACGGTGCGCGACGAAGCGGCTCTGGCTCACAGCATGCGCCATGCAGACCAGATCACGTTTGAAGGCTTCGATCCGCGAACGGTCTCGCCATCCCCGATCTAG
- a CDS encoding CHASE3 domain-containing protein, producing MPISSSTLVRTTAALMLAGLAALLVIVGMSLWLGNRSQDHFNEVLAARDLRAATLDFRTTLQDAETGQRGYLLTQDDSYLAPYNEARQELESHRQRLTTLLQSRPNGDAISSAINDAAAVKLDELEETVRLARTGDRQTALELVQSDTGQTAMSELRELFTGIVEDADRRLAESVEQQRGSASALYWVSLIGALVIIAVVGGSAWVVILYTREIAEARRLLSSTNITLEERVSERTAELARANEEVQRFAYIVTHDLRAPLVNIMGFTSELEASIKPIRDYMERSEVAGDDQLANEAHLAATEDLPEAVGFIRSSTRKMDGLINAILKISRDGRRPIRAESIALTAMLQASADAIQHQVGELDGVIEVADDLPTILSDRMSLDQIFGNLLDNAVKYADASRPLRIKISGEKLIGNRIAIDVADNGRGIAADDHERVFELFRRSGEQSKPGEGIGLAHVRTLVRNLGGDITVTSELGKGSTFRVVLARDMRRFIGSMQ from the coding sequence ATGCCCATTTCAAGTTCGACACTCGTCCGTACGACGGCAGCTCTCATGCTGGCCGGGCTTGCCGCATTGCTCGTCATCGTCGGCATGAGCCTGTGGCTCGGCAATCGAAGCCAGGACCATTTCAACGAGGTGCTGGCGGCCCGCGATCTGCGGGCAGCGACACTCGATTTCCGCACGACACTGCAGGATGCGGAGACCGGTCAGCGCGGCTATCTGCTGACCCAGGACGACAGCTATCTGGCGCCTTACAACGAAGCTCGGCAAGAGCTGGAATCGCACCGGCAGCGATTGACGACCCTTCTTCAGTCTCGCCCAAACGGCGACGCGATCTCGTCAGCAATCAACGATGCGGCCGCAGTCAAACTGGATGAACTTGAGGAGACCGTCCGCCTCGCCCGCACCGGCGACCGTCAGACAGCCCTGGAACTCGTCCAGTCCGATACCGGCCAGACGGCGATGAGCGAACTGCGGGAGCTGTTCACCGGCATCGTTGAGGACGCAGACCGGCGTCTTGCCGAAAGCGTCGAGCAACAGCGGGGCAGCGCGTCCGCTCTCTATTGGGTCAGCCTGATCGGCGCCCTCGTCATCATAGCCGTCGTCGGCGGCAGCGCATGGGTGGTCATTCTCTATACGCGCGAGATCGCGGAGGCGCGAAGGCTTCTGTCGTCGACGAACATCACGCTTGAGGAGCGCGTTTCCGAGCGCACCGCGGAACTTGCGCGGGCGAACGAAGAGGTTCAGCGCTTCGCCTATATCGTGACGCACGACCTCAGAGCCCCGCTCGTCAACATCATGGGGTTCACGAGCGAGCTCGAAGCCAGCATCAAGCCGATCCGGGACTACATGGAGCGCAGTGAGGTTGCCGGTGACGACCAGCTCGCCAACGAAGCGCATCTCGCAGCGACGGAGGATTTGCCGGAAGCCGTCGGGTTCATCCGCTCATCGACTCGGAAGATGGATGGTCTGATCAACGCTATCCTCAAGATTTCCCGCGACGGGCGCCGACCGATCAGGGCAGAATCGATTGCGCTGACGGCCATGCTTCAGGCCAGCGCCGACGCCATCCAGCATCAGGTCGGCGAACTCGACGGCGTCATCGAAGTTGCCGACGATTTGCCGACGATCTTGTCCGACCGCATGTCGCTCGATCAGATATTCGGTAATCTGCTCGACAATGCGGTAAAGTACGCAGACGCGAGCCGGCCGTTGCGCATAAAGATCTCGGGCGAGAAGCTGATCGGAAACCGTATCGCGATCGATGTCGCAGACAATGGCCGGGGGATCGCGGCCGACGATCACGAACGCGTCTTCGAACTGTTCCGGCGGTCCGGAGAGCAAAGCAAACCGGGTGAAGGCATCGGCCTCGCCCATGTGAGGACCCTCGTCCGAAATCTCGGCGGCGACATCACCGTCACGTCCGAGCTCGGCAAGGGATCGACATTCAGGGTCGTTCTGGCCCGCGATATGCGTAGATTTATCGGGAGCATGCAATGA
- a CDS encoding response regulator, with product MSSEAKPVTIVMIEDDEGHARLIEKNIRRAGVSNEIIPFTDGTSALAHLFGSDGSGDVSASRHLLILLDLNLPDMSGVSILEKVKANPNTKRAPVVVLTTTDDEREIQRCYDLGANVYITKPVNYEGFANAIRQLGLFFSVMQIPESA from the coding sequence ATGAGCAGTGAAGCGAAGCCCGTCACGATCGTGATGATCGAAGACGACGAAGGCCATGCGAGACTCATCGAGAAGAACATCCGGCGCGCCGGCGTCAGCAACGAGATCATTCCGTTCACCGACGGCACGAGCGCGCTTGCCCACCTCTTCGGCTCCGATGGCTCTGGCGACGTCAGCGCAAGCCGCCACCTCCTCATCCTGCTCGATCTCAATCTGCCGGACATGAGCGGCGTCTCGATCCTCGAAAAGGTCAAGGCCAACCCGAACACGAAGCGGGCACCCGTCGTGGTGCTGACGACGACGGACGACGAACGCGAGATCCAGCGCTGCTACGACCTTGGCGCCAACGTCTACATTACCAAACCCGTCAACTACGAAGGCTTCGCCAATGCGATCCGTCAGCTTGGCTTGTTCTTCTCGGTGATGCAGATCCCCGAAAGTGCCTGA
- a CDS encoding cell envelope integrity EipB family protein has translation MAFGSAAVMAGLLSTTASGMAQPAGASALVPHRAVYDLELANSEERSGISGVYGRMVYEMNGSACDGFTVNFRFVTRIDTEEFSRVTDQQTTTYEDLRAGTFEFVNRSFVDDALDSETRGTARRTDDSIDVEMEEPEETSLALDRALFPTDHMIELIAKAKAGERFYQSHIYDGSDDGDKIMLTTTVIGTPREPEAEDAEAEQAGPFANEAAWPVTIAYFNEAETGDGVPDYQISFKLYENGLTRDLEMDYGDFVLRGTLTGLEVFDAKECAEQP, from the coding sequence ATGGCATTCGGATCAGCTGCGGTAATGGCCGGGCTGCTTTCAACCACTGCGTCCGGCATGGCGCAGCCGGCAGGTGCTTCGGCCCTCGTTCCGCACCGTGCCGTCTATGATCTCGAACTCGCCAATTCGGAGGAGCGATCGGGCATCTCGGGTGTCTACGGCCGCATGGTCTACGAAATGAACGGCTCGGCCTGCGACGGCTTCACCGTGAACTTTCGATTCGTGACGCGAATCGACACCGAGGAATTTTCCCGGGTCACCGACCAGCAGACGACAACTTATGAGGATCTGCGCGCCGGCACATTCGAATTCGTCAACCGCTCCTTCGTCGACGATGCGCTCGACAGCGAAACGCGCGGCACCGCCCGCCGCACCGATGATTCGATCGACGTCGAGATGGAGGAACCCGAGGAGACGTCGCTGGCGCTCGACCGCGCGCTCTTCCCGACCGACCACATGATCGAGCTGATCGCAAAGGCGAAGGCAGGCGAGCGTTTCTACCAGTCGCACATCTATGACGGGTCCGACGACGGCGACAAAATCATGCTGACGACGACCGTCATCGGAACGCCGCGTGAGCCGGAAGCGGAGGATGCCGAGGCGGAGCAGGCCGGCCCATTCGCCAACGAAGCCGCCTGGCCCGTGACGATCGCCTATTTCAATGAAGCCGAAACCGGCGACGGCGTTCCGGATTACCAGATCTCGTTCAAACTCTACGAGAATGGCCTGACCCGGGACCTGGAGATGGACTATGGCGATTTCGTCCTTCGCGGCACGCTGACGGGCCTTGAAGTGTTTGACGCCAAGGAATGCGCCGAACAGCCTTAG
- a CDS encoding RidA family protein produces MANTIADRLAERGIDLPQAAAPAANYVAWVIAGDMLYISGQLPLEKGHLAYTGHLGHDHKVLAGQAAAELCAINVLAQAKSALDGDLERIVQLVRITGYVASTPDFVEQHLVVNGASDLFAAVLGDKGKHARAAVGTASLPLNAAVEVDAIFQIA; encoded by the coding sequence ATGGCCAATACGATTGCCGATCGACTTGCCGAACGCGGTATCGATCTTCCACAAGCGGCTGCTCCAGCCGCCAACTACGTTGCCTGGGTGATCGCAGGCGACATGCTCTACATTTCCGGCCAGCTTCCTCTCGAGAAGGGGCACCTCGCCTATACGGGGCACCTTGGTCATGACCACAAAGTTCTGGCGGGCCAGGCGGCTGCCGAACTTTGCGCCATCAATGTTCTTGCCCAGGCCAAGTCGGCGCTTGATGGCGATCTGGAACGGATCGTCCAGCTCGTGCGGATCACTGGCTATGTCGCGTCGACGCCGGATTTCGTCGAGCAGCACCTCGTCGTCAACGGCGCGTCCGATCTCTTCGCTGCGGTCCTCGGAGACAAGGGCAAGCATGCCCGCGCTGCGGTAGGCACCGCCTCGCTGCCGCTCAATGCGGCCGTCGAGGTCGACGCCATCTTCCAGATCGCCTGA
- a CDS encoding molybdopterin-dependent oxidoreductase, producing the protein MTTLLSRRRLITGAALTGSAMALSGCDALGQSPAFRQFLSGGEWLSYRIQRFIVGDALAREYPEGSLSPTFCMNGNTRPENSEWERHAASAFSDYRLRIDGLVARPQSISMAEIRTLPARTQITRHDCVEGWSAIGKWTGTPLGPLLDRAELAPNARYIVFHCADDFRGTPYYESIDLVEAFHPQTILAYGMNDGDLPIGHGAPLRLRVERQLGYKQAKFVMRIEAVESLDAIGRGRGGYWEDAGAYDWYAGI; encoded by the coding sequence ATGACCACTCTTCTTTCCAGGCGCCGGCTGATTACCGGAGCAGCGCTGACGGGCTCCGCAATGGCACTCTCAGGCTGCGATGCGCTCGGCCAGAGCCCGGCGTTCCGCCAGTTTCTCTCGGGCGGCGAATGGTTGAGCTACCGTATCCAGCGGTTCATCGTGGGCGACGCCCTGGCGCGCGAATATCCGGAGGGATCCCTGTCACCGACCTTCTGCATGAACGGCAACACGCGGCCGGAAAATTCTGAATGGGAGCGGCACGCAGCTTCGGCGTTTTCCGACTATCGCCTCCGCATCGATGGACTCGTCGCGCGGCCGCAATCGATCTCGATGGCCGAGATTCGCACCCTGCCCGCCCGTACCCAGATCACCCGTCACGACTGCGTGGAAGGTTGGAGCGCGATCGGCAAATGGACGGGCACGCCACTCGGTCCACTGCTCGACCGTGCCGAGCTTGCCCCCAACGCCCGCTACATCGTCTTCCACTGTGCGGACGATTTTCGCGGGACGCCCTATTACGAAAGCATCGACCTCGTCGAAGCGTTTCATCCGCAGACCATCCTTGCCTACGGCATGAATGACGGCGACCTGCCCATCGGCCATGGCGCACCGTTGCGTCTGCGCGTCGAACGGCAGCTCGGCTACAAGCAGGCGAAGTTCGTCATGCGCATCGAAGCCGTCGAAAGCCTCGATGCGATCGGCCGAGGTCGCGGCGGCTACTGGGAAGATGCAGGAGCCTATGACTGGTATGCGGGAATTTGA